Proteins from one Fragaria vesca subsp. vesca linkage group LG6, FraVesHawaii_1.0, whole genome shotgun sequence genomic window:
- the LOC101308605 gene encoding uncharacterized protein LOC101308605 yields MVRWAVNKIIKKLLKKKSDDAKGLWAQKLPEVLWAIRTTATEAMGETPFSMAFGTEAVLPIETSIPLGRVENFDATTNEGLRLNIDLIEEKRERADLHNQVYKQRVARHYDSKVRARTLGLGDWVMKKIMTKTAVLDPTWEGLYKIIEEVGPATFFLRD; encoded by the coding sequence ATGGTCAGGTGGGCGGTTAACAAGATCATTAAAAAGCTTTTGAAAAAGAAGTCAGACGACGCAAAGGGTCTGTGGGCACAAAAACTGCCGGAGGTATTATGGGCAATCAGAACCACAGCAACAGAAGCAATGGGAGAAACTCCTTTCAGCATGGCCTTTGGCACGGAGGCTGTTTTGCCAATTGAGACTTCAATACCATTGGGAAGGGTCGAAAATTTCGACGCCACAACCAATGAGGGTCTCCGTTTGAACATTGACCTCATCGAGGAGAAGAGGGAGCGAGCAGACTTACATAACCAAGTGTATAAGCAGCGGGTTGCACGCCATTATGATAGTAAAGTCAGGGCCCGGACGTTGGGACTAGGGGACTGGGTAATGAAGAAAATCATGACCAAAACGGCGGTCCTAGACCCAACTTGGGAAGGACTGTACAAGATCATCGAAGAGGTCGGCCCAGCAACATTTTTTCTCCGAGATTAG